One stretch of Pseudoramibacter sp. DNA includes these proteins:
- the rpsT gene encoding 30S ribosomal protein S20 — protein sequence MANIKSAIKRAKTNEIARMRNKTVRTSLKTTEKQFKNAVAEGNKENAQQAYNAAAKQLDKAVAKHVIHKNKASNKKSQLAKALNTITD from the coding sequence ATGGCAAATATCAAATCTGCTATCAAGAGAGCGAAAACTAATGAAATTGCAAGAATGCGCAATAAGACTGTTCGCACCAGTTTAAAGACAACTGAAAAACAGTTTAAAAACGCTGTGGCTGAAGGCAACAAGGAAAATGCACAGCAGGCATACAACGCAGCTGCAAAACAACTTGACAAAGCCGTCGCTAAACACGTTATTCACAAAAACAAAGCATCTAACAAGAAAAGCCAATTAGCAAAAGCTCTCAATACTATCACTGACTAA
- the holA gene encoding DNA polymerase III subunit delta — MKYQQLLKEIKIKKFSSVYLFTGEEQYIADMMIQNIIRAAIPEGMEQLNVMTFSDKDTDISEIVGICRQLPMMSSYRVVVVRESVGLLRSSAKEGLSLFLNYIEKPENKTILIIQEKKPDKRKKIYKQIMKNSVLVNFEKLTFVEIENWIAMRLKRAGKTIGTHALRQAIERSRYIHSDHVNVEMMDNWTAQLIDYAKEKSSVSSGDVEAVIPKAIDDNIFEMINAAVAGNTGQALKMLDLFYHQGESPFGVFGLLSSQIRTMTEVEMLSEKRISPSQIASQVKRPLFIVKKMSARSRQIGLNQLIKLMMTLADLDLSMKTGKIDPELATSLLIIKLSNKKR, encoded by the coding sequence ATGAAATACCAACAATTATTAAAAGAAATCAAAATAAAAAAGTTTTCTTCGGTTTATCTTTTTACAGGAGAAGAACAGTATATTGCGGACATGATGATCCAGAACATCATTCGGGCGGCGATACCTGAGGGCATGGAACAATTAAATGTGATGACATTTTCAGATAAAGATACGGATATTTCTGAAATTGTCGGGATCTGCAGACAACTGCCGATGATGAGTTCATACCGGGTTGTTGTGGTTCGGGAAAGTGTCGGACTTTTGCGCAGTTCAGCAAAAGAAGGTTTATCTTTATTTTTAAACTATATTGAAAAACCTGAAAACAAGACTATTCTCATTATTCAGGAGAAAAAACCAGATAAACGAAAAAAAATTTATAAACAAATAATGAAAAACAGCGTATTGGTTAATTTTGAAAAGTTGACTTTTGTAGAAATTGAAAATTGGATTGCCATGCGCCTGAAACGGGCCGGAAAAACTATTGGCACACATGCGCTGCGGCAGGCAATAGAAAGAAGCCGCTATATTCACAGTGACCATGTCAATGTGGAAATGATGGACAATTGGACGGCTCAGCTTATTGACTACGCCAAGGAGAAAAGTTCTGTTTCTTCAGGAGATGTCGAGGCTGTTATTCCAAAGGCCATTGATGATAATATTTTTGAGATGATCAATGCAGCTGTAGCCGGCAATACAGGCCAAGCGCTTAAAATGCTGGATCTTTTTTATCATCAGGGAGAATCGCCCTTTGGCGTTTTCGGTTTATTGTCGAGTCAGATTCGGACGATGACTGAGGTGGAAATGCTTTCGGAAAAAAGGATTTCACCATCGCAAATTGCAAGTCAGGTCAAGCGTCCGTTGTTTATTGTCAAGAAAATGTCGGCAAGAAGCCGTCAGATCGGGTTGAATCAATTGATCAAATTAATGATGACATTGGCTGATCTCGATTTATCTATGAAAACAGGGAAAATTGATCCGGAGCTGGCTACTTCGCTGCTTATCATTAAACTTTCCAATAAAAAAAGGTGA
- a CDS encoding DNA internalization-related competence protein ComEC/Rec2, whose product MKRPMLGITLLIMLVIFSKTCLFSDGLNPDNQKETTVAFTGIVDSRIEKTSRKTVFTMKSIEGSKPQKWQVTASNYQQDACIKKLKPGDVITGEGKLKAAGGKRNPGGFNYYLYLKSKHIENCLYLPSGTSIKKTGQWQSLYYRILREREKLIHTCNAVFAPRAAHLITGICFGELQGDTSVRKQFSDAGVAHVLAVSGLHTGYLCLLILGLCRMMQLNETHQFSVLALALMGYIMITGFALSVIRAAIMLLAAESGRVFKRHVDTLSALSLSAAIILLIWPYALFTASFQMSFGAVLALVIFLEPVSYRIQHCFPIMQDKLSSAYGAAALVISGTALVGTWPATLFHFHQVSLIGMIGNLLIVPIVGLLLIFSWIALPILILAPSLKVIVGVFPALLAGIILDFTKWINQFQFMNVHSGSLLGTIFPVCLLILLAALMAAGYIDMTQKSGQLAALFLAAVFTVWMITPGFLPHHLKITYLDVGQGDAALIETPEGHYYMIDGGGYEEQIPGNGKAEHESEISQSVLLPALYSKGIDHLDGVFISHNHADHAQGIEELLTEIPVQHIFVSTKYNGPLLQQKVIPVTQLGDHDVVTTPDQVKFKVFWPDHWVEKLPDDEQNEHSLVMQVCYGKRRFLFTGDAGLATEQMLSDQNLRADVLKIGHHGSKTATSAQFLQSVHPTLAVISVGAYNRYGHPSYEVIRRLHQHHIPYLRTDRNGAVSVLTNGKNLKVRTYSR is encoded by the coding sequence ATGAAAAGGCCAATGTTGGGCATCACATTATTGATTATGCTGGTTATTTTCAGTAAAACTTGTCTGTTTTCTGATGGCCTGAATCCGGACAATCAAAAAGAGACGACAGTAGCATTTACTGGAATTGTCGATTCAAGAATAGAAAAAACGTCCCGCAAGACCGTATTTACGATGAAAAGTATAGAAGGGTCTAAGCCTCAAAAATGGCAGGTTACGGCGTCTAATTATCAACAGGATGCCTGTATCAAAAAGCTGAAGCCTGGCGATGTTATAACAGGTGAGGGGAAGCTTAAAGCTGCGGGCGGTAAGCGCAATCCGGGAGGGTTCAATTACTATCTTTACCTGAAATCAAAGCATATTGAGAATTGTTTGTATCTGCCTTCGGGAACATCTATCAAGAAAACAGGGCAGTGGCAATCTTTGTATTATCGGATTTTGAGGGAGAGAGAAAAATTAATACATACATGCAATGCCGTTTTTGCACCTCGTGCCGCACATCTCATTACGGGGATTTGCTTTGGCGAGCTGCAGGGGGATACCTCTGTCAGAAAACAATTTTCAGATGCCGGCGTTGCACACGTTTTAGCAGTTTCCGGCTTGCATACAGGTTATTTATGTCTGTTAATATTGGGACTGTGCCGCATGATGCAATTAAATGAAACCCATCAGTTCAGCGTATTGGCGTTGGCCTTAATGGGATATATAATGATCACAGGTTTTGCATTATCGGTGATCAGAGCAGCGATCATGCTCTTGGCCGCAGAATCAGGCCGTGTTTTTAAAAGACATGTGGATACCTTGTCTGCTTTGAGCCTGTCGGCTGCGATCATTTTGCTGATTTGGCCATATGCACTATTTACGGCCAGTTTTCAAATGAGTTTTGGTGCTGTTTTAGCCCTTGTTATTTTTTTAGAACCTGTATCGTACAGAATTCAGCATTGCTTTCCAATAATGCAGGATAAACTAAGCTCAGCGTATGGGGCTGCCGCATTGGTGATTTCAGGCACCGCGCTGGTGGGAACTTGGCCTGCAACATTATTTCATTTTCATCAAGTGAGTTTAATTGGCATGATCGGGAATTTACTGATTGTTCCGATCGTCGGTTTACTGCTTATATTTTCGTGGATTGCACTGCCGATTCTCATTTTGGCTCCGTCTTTAAAAGTAATAGTCGGTGTTTTTCCCGCATTGTTGGCTGGGATCATCTTAGATTTTACAAAATGGATCAATCAATTTCAATTTATGAATGTGCATAGCGGCAGTTTACTTGGAACGATTTTTCCGGTTTGTCTTTTAATCCTTCTCGCAGCGCTGATGGCTGCAGGATATATTGATATGACTCAAAAAAGCGGACAACTTGCTGCCTTGTTTTTGGCGGCAGTCTTCACTGTCTGGATGATCACACCGGGTTTTTTGCCTCATCATTTAAAAATCACTTATTTAGATGTGGGGCAGGGAGATGCTGCGCTCATTGAAACACCAGAGGGCCATTATTATATGATTGATGGCGGCGGTTACGAAGAACAAATACCGGGAAACGGCAAGGCGGAACATGAAAGCGAGATATCCCAATCTGTTTTGCTGCCTGCACTCTACTCAAAGGGAATTGATCATTTAGACGGTGTTTTTATCAGTCATAATCATGCCGATCATGCCCAGGGCATTGAAGAATTATTGACTGAAATTCCTGTGCAGCATATTTTTGTGAGTACGAAATACAATGGCCCGCTGCTTCAGCAAAAAGTTATCCCGGTCACACAATTAGGAGATCATGATGTGGTCACAACGCCAGATCAGGTCAAATTTAAAGTATTTTGGCCAGATCATTGGGTAGAGAAGCTTCCTGATGATGAGCAAAATGAACATTCTCTGGTGATGCAGGTCTGTTATGGAAAACGCCGTTTTTTATTTACCGGGGATGCAGGGCTGGCGACAGAACAAATGCTTTCAGATCAAAATCTTCGGGCGGATGTTCTTAAAATTGGCCATCATGGATCAAAAACGGCAACATCTGCTCAGTTTTTGCAAAGCGTTCATCCGACATTGGCTGTGATTTCAGTGGGCGCCTATAATCGCTATGGTCATCCCAGTTATGAAGTGATCAGACGACTGCACCAGCATCATATTCCGTATTTGAGAACGGATCGAAACGGCGCTGTCAGCGTCCTGACAAATGGGAAAAACTTGAAAGTCAGAACATATTCGCGGTAA